In Tenebrio molitor chromosome 1, icTenMoli1.1, whole genome shotgun sequence, the sequence ACGCCCGTTATTAATGTTGAATTAGTAGTGTTATTGTAGGTCTTAATTGCATGTTAATTGATAttccattatttttgttaatttaacttTTCTTCATTTCGTTTTTTCATTGTAAAGATGGTGTTCCTTATTTAAACACAATTTAAGAGATTTCATGATTTTTCATGTAGGTACCACAATAACAGTTTGTAGGTGTCCGGAATTTTTTGAGCGGCAGTGTAtatgaaaaattcaaacgataattgaatataaaactattctattaagtgttgggaaattttgtaattatgtgacgaaaaccggtccaacactggtttaaataaattctttgttccAAAGAcagacaacattttgaaacagcAATATGTTGTTTATCAAAAAACAAggccaattgtaataaaatttataaaatactagttatttatgtattaaggtcataatcgacaattatgcccgtggtacatacatacaacgttttattctattttataatttctaaaagattcaaacaaatatttagtattccctaaaggaaatcaACTAAAAGTTGTGTAACAACTAATATGTAACAGATTGAgagtgaaatatttattattaacgtttataaataagataaatttgaaaaatatttcatttattatcattatacTATAGTTGAAGTCAAGGATGAATAcctatttttcacaaattggaaactattttgacaatttttattaatattttatttaatttatctgTGTTCCCAAAATTAGACCAGTTactatatttaaatataaaatagaaaaattacacataattttctaaattttaaactacATAATTTGTTCTTTAATCGGAAAATTGAGAAATATGGGGTGATCAAGATGGACTGTTTGAATTCGTAATACTGAATTTTAtatggtacaactggagtagCCTGCGGTTGTTGACCCCTTGACACTGATAGCCGCATCATTGACAAAtaacatttaacattttaacttaaattaaacatgctggtgaatcTGTTCGACAGCCTAAAAAGAAGTTTTAATgtatgtttagagcaaaatggggaGCACATCGATCATTTCCTTTAgctaatttttagataattgttttgtatttcaggtttaattttttttaccattaatttttactctcataacctaccattttgtcgctgttatgttacgtcaaataaaccaacaaaacacatccggttgcagtgttgcaaatagctgaatacaaaaatgttcttaaatGTATTGTctaaaattgtattgtcaactcaaacagtccttcttgatcaccctgtataagaaaatagactttttttttataaattcattACTTCACTCGCTCACTAGATAACATTATTTGATAACTTGCTTAACTACATACTTGTTTATTTCAAAGTGATATGTCAGTTGTCGATAAGTAGTCATCATGATTCTATATTTATTAGTTTTGTTAATTACAGCTTATATAAATGCTACCGAAACTCCCATTATTGGGGTTTTATCCCAAGAGGcatatttgataaaaaagGCATATCCAGATGCAAACAGTTTCATCGCGGCATCTTATATAAAAATTCTCGAAAGCAGTGGTGCTCGTGTTTTACCAATCTGGTAATAAATGACTTGTACATTAagttattgtttaatttttattatcataGGATTGGACAAGACGAGGCTTATTATGAAAGGGTAGTGAATTTTACTAACGGGTGAGTCTATCTCTTTAAGTAGTATATATAAAATGCATAATTAACCAGTATTCTATTTCCCGGAGGAGGAActtattttaatgaaactgGTGGTTACGGAGAAGCGGCAAAACAGCTTTACGGATTAGCCGTTAAAGCTAACGAAAAAGGGGATCATTATCCTTTGTGGGGCATATGTCTTGGTATGCAGGTTTTGATGTATGGAGTACTGGGTAAAGATATCAGAGGAGATTGTCAATCTAAAGACGTTTCTTTGCCCCTGGAATTTGTTGCAGGTATTTATCAAatctaatcaaaattttaatattcatagatttttgtaatgaaagtaTTTtgctgttgataataatttaattgccATATGGCgtgtttgtttatatttttaatcagTGGAAGAATTAAGTTAATTAGGTAGGGCACACCAAGTATTGACGTGTTTACTTCAATTACACTCCATTCATCACCTTACAGATGGAttctaaaataatagtcatttattataattaagtaCTTTCAATGGCTGTCACCTATTTGTAACCAGAAACCATAGAATTAAATGTGTTTCTGGTGCTATAAACAGACCTTCCACATATAGCGGAAAGACCTAGTTAGcgataaaaactgaaaaatatgtGTTTCCTTCATGTGATCAAATGATCTTTTATAGAAAACATGTTTCcagaattttctgaaaagtcTTTTAAAATTGGCTTATTGATCAGTTTTATCAATAAGTCACGAATGttggtaaaaaataataaaatgtaattgatataaaaataCTGTTAGgagttgtttttgttgtttcgaCTCAATGTTTAGTGCATTTTTcattgtacatatttaaacATGTCTTTTCTAAACGCTTCACATTTTACTTTAtagtaatatttttaatttatttgtagaTTACCAAGAAAGCAAGCTCTTTTCTGATGCACCAGCTCCACTGTTAGAAAATCTAAAAACTAAGAACATTACTTATAACTATCACAGATACTGTCTCTTTGAAAGtgacttaaaaaaacataatattCTGAACGATTGGAGAATTATATCAACAAATAAAGATGTTAACGGTATCGAGTTTGTGTCGACGATGGAACATTTGAAATATCCGTTTTTTGGAACACAGTATCATCCTGAAAAAAATACGTTCGAGTTTAAAAAACCATCAGGAATTCCACATTGTACCGAAGCTATAGAACTTGCACAGTACTTGGGAAACTTTTTTGTCAAAGAAGCCAGAAAAAATAATCacacattttcaaattcaaaaaccGAAGAtgattcattaatttataattataatccGGTCTACAGTGCTAGCAACACTTCTTACGAAcagctttatttatttaaaaatggcgaTTACACtagaaatttgttgtaaaaaataatgcaataatacagtgtttttcttttggttttcctcttttgtcaattgtatttcactatttctcaaaactatttcatatttacgttactttgacatttaatagagatacgaaatagttttgagaaatagtgaaatacaattgacaaaagacgaaaaccaaaagaaaaacagtgtaataccaattatatattttaaaatgatatgttaaaaatatacaaaaaaatcCTTAGTGACAATggtgtttctattttttttatcaatttttgttaaatgcaAGGTTATCGgtaatgatttttatttgatgAATTTGTCTGGAGCGATGCACGCGGCTCGGTGGATAAGCGTGTTTCGGATCGTGCTTGAAGCTGTTATTACTCCGAGGAGTTTGTGGGTAGGTGTTTCTCTTTATGTGGCATGGCCATGTGATTGTCTTGTGGGCAAATCTTTAGCACATAATTAAACTTCATTGCTAAATGTTTCTTGTTCATTTAATAGGTATACCTAAAATTCTGAGTGCGctaaaaagaaaaagtggaCTAAGTGCtctgattaaattaaacaaatactAGTTTCGTGACAATTGCCACCGTTACTGGGTtcaatgataataaaataattgataaGTATTTTTAAGTTATAAAAATTGCTTCTCCCTTTTCAGTGAATATTtagaaatcattttttttattatgtatctGCTATTAATTGTTCGTTAAGTCTCATCATTTATTACTTCAGCGTGATAGacaatatacaggtgtcccaaaatgaCGCACTAACGGTGCattacggtgtagaagagattaccgtaaacgtgaggagaaaaatgttaaaaaaattctattggacttatttgctgatttggagggtctttgaaagtggcacttaacaggtcaattatttcgaaatatatacaggtgtcccagaactcgcggatcaaacttacagtgcgttttccttggtgataactgaaagcaatagcgtttaaaaaaaaggacagggtataatcgatttcttgtaatgaataattaaagttgaccaaccagaaggacgctgttaatttgaatttcacgtaaatttaaccaaaggtttgaattgcctagcaacataattctagtaagaatggtatggaatttcaagtaaatgtttgggcaactgtgaagattttgacaacgtcaagttataatttgattcgaaattgtataactttttttgaaatcatgtatacagctgcagagtatgcccaaatgctcataatttatggcgagtgccggcgcaatgcatgtgaggatgcaagggaatatgcaatacgttttccacgacgtttgccacatccaaattataacgtatttaTTTCTACGGTTGGTGTACCGTGCTCGAAACACTGGATCCTTGGTGCCTAcctgacaagaaattggtggtcccccgcgagaagttagaacgccagagactgaagatactgttcttcagtcctttgatgacgacggtagaagaagtatattttaagaactatatttaccgcgaacttatcaatattttagaagaactaaatgaccaaattcacgaaacactggctactgttattcctaatatgcttagactggcaagggaaaattttaaaaaacgagctcgcctattccttcagatgaaaggtggtcattttcaacacttgttataaattattctttttattttgcatgtttctcATTTCATTTGTTACATTCTACAtcgtttagttataaaatttgatattaaatttttactaataatgatgctaaaataaataggttagttcaatccagttttgtcttctttctttcacaactgccactatgcttgatctgttgttcaaaacctacgtgtaactccagctttttttgcaatgtcaagaatgttcctaatagtatattatacgccaaggtagagaagacatttttttaagccgaggtagtttataaagaagcgaggcttaaaattgtcttctctagcgtggtttatatactatttttttcactactagatccgttgaaaccctttctaataataattattaattaaatttgtttgtccgatgcgactatccgagttctcatttttcaacggttgctatgaaaattgaaaatcgtctgtctacgttaaccaataaaatcaaagaaaatctttcgttgctaggtgacggctgttcattattgaccttggttaataatgaaaattattattaaccttgggagagaaattctacttctggggttggttcgagagtcaataatgacgccttctgagactagtagtgaaaaaaagtcttttctttcatttcgacgatgaGGAGTCCCCCTCGTGTAGCTACATtaatacgttgcagatgcagagtgtatgcacaggagtcaggataaatttcttgtgattccgattcacttcacaggctctgcatatttcactttttactaagatttttaaggtagtaatatgtattactcacttgacgctacgtcgccattttatCTTCCATCAGCAAAGGTTCAATTCTtcatatccctcccgtcaatttcccatacccctcaaggttacaattgctctggaaattttcactcataacaaaccatatttcattcattgccggaagaagaaacttcttgcgttccctgatttagattttatacatttgttcacctgcctttggcgaaattaccccatttttggttatttcaaaagtagctgtcacttttgacgtctgtttcgacaagttgaccagataaatattgaaaataattttattattcatcgaattatacgttgcttgacaattgagggaaggtactcaattttctcataaaagGAAAATTAGGTCGAGCTCTATTGATCagtttgattaattcataactaaaaagctgttgcaccttcattaccatcaaggaatatacagtttcaatttgatccccgaattctgggacacctgtatatatacaggctgtctcagctaagacttgcgagcctaataactcagttattttccagcggatttttgtgaaatttaaaatgcagatattttagacggtgaagaataaaatcccattaatgcaatcacccaagtcttaaaaatgttgaatcaattaagatttacatataaaattgatcgtcaataaaaagacgtctggtttgcaagaaagaagcaaaaaactgtgttaaacgtggctgcaaatgcaaaaacgtaaaCAGAAGGGGAAGGGGTACTGTGGACAATGTGTACATCCTGGGCCATTTAGCAAGGAACGAATTGAGGAAGAAAGGGGGGAGGATGTGCGCATTGTTCATAGACTTCAAGGCGGCGTTCGACAAGGTTGacagagtgaaaatgtttgaatGTATGAGAGAGAGAGGAATAAGTGAATGGCTGGTGCGGAAGGTCGAGGAGATATATGCGAGAACGAGAAACAAGGTGAAGGTGGGAGAGAAAGAGAGCGAATGGTTTGAGACTAATGTTGAGGAAAGCGCAGgcgggggggggggggggggttcGTAGTGGGTAGGGAGAAAATTTGGAGCCTGGCGTTTGCGGACGACATGGTGATTGTGGCaaagagtgagagagagatgaaagaaatgatgaggaacctggaaaagtatgtgaggaagaaaaagctggaagtgaatgtagagaagacgaaaatgatggtgttcaaCAAGAGAACGAGGAAGAATGAGGAGAGCGAGTGGAAGTGGGAAGAAAGCAAGATAGAAAGAGTGAGCGAGTTTAAGTACTTGGGCTACACCTTCAACGAGAGAGCCACAGACAAGGCGCAAGTGAGAGAGGTAGTGAGGAAGGCGAACAAGGTAGTTGGATGTGTgtggggaataggagagagaatgTGGGGAGGCGAGTTCgggaggagaatgatgatgttcgAGAGCATGGTGGAGAGCGTGCTGATGTACGGAGCAGAGATatggggatggaaggaacgGGAGGAGGTGGAGAGAgtgca encodes:
- the LOC138123676 gene encoding gamma-glutamyl hydrolase-like isoform X2, with amino-acid sequence MILYLLVLLITAYINATETPIIGVLSQEAYLIKKAYPDANSFIAASYIKILESSGARVLPIWIGQDEAYYERVVNFTNGILFPGGGTYFNETGGYGEAAKQLYGLAVKANEKGDHYPLWGICLGMQVLMYGVLGKDIRGDCQSKDVSLPLEFVADYQESKLFSDAPAPLLENLKTKNITYNYHRYCLFESDLKKHNILNDWRIISTNKDVNGIEFVSTMEHLKYPFFGTQYHPEKNTFEFKKPSGIPHCTEAIELAQYLGNFFVKEARKNNHTFSNSKTEDDSLIYNYNPVYSASNTSYEQLYLFKNGDYTRNLL
- the LOC138123676 gene encoding gamma-glutamyl hydrolase-like isoform X4, whose protein sequence is MAYINATETPIIGVLSQEAYLIKKAYPDANSFIAASYIKILESSGARVLPIWIGQDEAYYERVVNFTNGILFPGGGTYFNETGGYGEAAKQLYGLAVKANEKGDHYPLWGICLGMQVLMYGVLGKDIRGDCQSKDVSLPLEFVADYQESKLFSDAPAPLLENLKTKNITYNYHRYCLFESDLKKHNILNDWRIISTNKDVNGIEFVSTMEHLKYPFFGTQYHPEKNTFEFKKPSGIPHCTEAIELAQYLGNFFVKEARKNNHTFSNSKTEDDSLIYNYNPVYSASNTSYEQLYLFKNGDYTRNLL
- the LOC138123676 gene encoding gamma-glutamyl hydrolase-like isoform X3, which gives rise to MEEKTYINATETPIIGVLSQEAYLIKKAYPDANSFIAASYIKILESSGARVLPIWIGQDEAYYERVVNFTNGILFPGGGTYFNETGGYGEAAKQLYGLAVKANEKGDHYPLWGICLGMQVLMYGVLGKDIRGDCQSKDVSLPLEFVADYQESKLFSDAPAPLLENLKTKNITYNYHRYCLFESDLKKHNILNDWRIISTNKDVNGIEFVSTMEHLKYPFFGTQYHPEKNTFEFKKPSGIPHCTEAIELAQYLGNFFVKEARKNNHTFSNSKTEDDSLIYNYNPVYSASNTSYEQLYLFKNGDYTRNLL
- the LOC138123676 gene encoding gamma-glutamyl hydrolase-like isoform X1 — encoded protein: MIVYHSRIVCKNFKMFNKTAYINATETPIIGVLSQEAYLIKKAYPDANSFIAASYIKILESSGARVLPIWIGQDEAYYERVVNFTNGILFPGGGTYFNETGGYGEAAKQLYGLAVKANEKGDHYPLWGICLGMQVLMYGVLGKDIRGDCQSKDVSLPLEFVADYQESKLFSDAPAPLLENLKTKNITYNYHRYCLFESDLKKHNILNDWRIISTNKDVNGIEFVSTMEHLKYPFFGTQYHPEKNTFEFKKPSGIPHCTEAIELAQYLGNFFVKEARKNNHTFSNSKTEDDSLIYNYNPVYSASNTSYEQLYLFKNGDYTRNLL